The Rhizobium sp. BT03 genome has a window encoding:
- a CDS encoding acyl CoA:acetate/3-ketoacid CoA transferase yields the protein MKKHLTPAEAAALIPDGAVVTVSSSSGLGCPDLMLKAIGERFEATGHPRDLTTLHPIAAGDMSGIKGIDHIARKGLLKRIIGGSYPSGPSSSEPPLIWQMITNNEIPAYNIPSGILFDIHREAAAKRPGVLTKIGVDTFVDPRRQGCAMNELASEQQVVKRVSFEGDDWLFFPSIVPQVAIIRATTADERGNLTYEHEGAYLGGLDQALAARNNGGIVIAQVKRITKEGSLKPHDVRVPGMLVDYIVVDPDQKQTTQTGYDPAISGEIFRPLDSFHVPEFNVQKVIARRVAQELQAGSCVNLGFGISANVPRILLEEGLHGAVTWVIEQGAVGGVPLLDFAFGCASNADAYMPSPYQFTYFQGAGFDASLLSFLEIGKDGSVNVSKLSFRPHVTAGAGGFVDITARAKKIVFSGMFNAGAKLSIADGALVIEKEGKLKKLVNEVEHVTFSGRRAIEQEQDIIYVTERCVMKLTSDGIVLTEIAPGVDLQSQILDQSEFPLIVAPDLKVMDAALFGEAGIGLSLPIKKARVLEGTFHG from the coding sequence ATGAAGAAGCATCTCACCCCGGCCGAAGCGGCGGCGCTGATCCCGGATGGCGCCGTCGTGACGGTATCGTCTTCGAGCGGTCTCGGTTGCCCGGACCTCATGCTGAAGGCGATCGGCGAGCGTTTCGAGGCGACCGGCCATCCCCGTGATTTGACAACCCTTCATCCGATCGCTGCCGGCGACATGAGCGGTATTAAGGGCATCGACCATATTGCCAGGAAGGGCCTGCTGAAACGTATCATCGGCGGCTCCTACCCGTCGGGACCGTCATCGTCCGAGCCGCCGCTGATCTGGCAGATGATCACCAACAACGAGATCCCGGCCTACAACATTCCCTCTGGCATCCTGTTCGACATCCATCGCGAAGCCGCCGCCAAGCGGCCGGGCGTGCTGACCAAGATCGGCGTCGACACATTCGTCGACCCCCGGCGGCAGGGCTGCGCGATGAACGAGCTGGCTTCGGAGCAGCAGGTGGTCAAGCGCGTCAGCTTCGAGGGCGACGACTGGCTGTTCTTCCCCTCGATCGTCCCTCAGGTCGCCATCATCCGCGCCACCACCGCTGATGAGCGCGGCAACCTGACATACGAACATGAGGGCGCCTATCTCGGCGGTCTCGATCAGGCGCTCGCCGCCCGCAACAACGGCGGCATCGTCATCGCCCAGGTCAAGCGGATCACCAAGGAAGGCTCTTTGAAGCCGCATGACGTCCGAGTGCCGGGAATGCTGGTCGACTATATCGTCGTCGATCCCGATCAGAAGCAGACAACGCAGACTGGGTATGATCCGGCGATTTCGGGTGAGATCTTCCGCCCGCTCGACAGCTTCCACGTTCCGGAGTTCAATGTTCAGAAGGTGATCGCGCGCCGTGTCGCGCAGGAGCTGCAGGCGGGAAGCTGCGTCAATCTCGGCTTCGGAATTTCGGCCAATGTACCGCGCATTCTGCTGGAGGAGGGGCTCCACGGCGCCGTCACCTGGGTGATCGAGCAAGGCGCGGTCGGCGGCGTGCCGCTGCTCGATTTCGCCTTCGGCTGCGCCTCCAATGCCGACGCCTATATGCCATCCCCCTATCAGTTCACTTACTTTCAGGGCGCTGGCTTCGATGCGTCGCTGCTCTCCTTCCTCGAGATCGGCAAGGACGGGTCGGTCAACGTCTCCAAACTCTCCTTCCGCCCGCATGTGACGGCCGGCGCCGGCGGCTTCGTCGACATCACGGCGCGGGCAAAGAAGATTGTTTTTTCAGGCATGTTCAACGCCGGGGCGAAGCTTTCGATCGCCGACGGGGCTCTGGTCATCGAAAAAGAAGGCAAGCTGAAGAAGCTCGTCAACGAGGTCGAACACGTCACCTTCAGCGGCAGGCGGGCGATCGAACAGGAGCAGGATATCATCTATGTCACCGAGCGGTGCGTGATGAAGCTGACCTCCGATGGCATCGTCCTCACCGAGATTGCGCCTGGCGTCGATCTGCAGTCCCAGATTCTCGATCAGTCCGAGTTTCCGCTGATCGTCGCACCCGATCTGAAGGTCATGGATGCGGCACTTTTCGGCGAGGCCGGCATCGGCCTGTCGCTCCCGATCAAGAAGGCGCGGGTGCTGGAGGGTACGTTCCATGGCTAG
- a CDS encoding aldehyde dehydrogenase family protein: MTVLVNPTALSDHKARDFKMLIDGKWEAGASDPIERVAPSHGVVVSRFPAGSRTDAERAIAAARKAFDEGRWPRMTASERSAILLKAADLIAARAEELAFLDAIEAGKPITQVRGEIAGSVDIWRYAAALARDLHGESYNTLGAGTLGVVLREAIGVVSIITPWNFPFLIVGQKLPFALAAGCTTVVKPSELTSGSTLVLGEILQQAGIPDGVVNIVTGTGPEVGAVMTSHPDVDMVSFTGSTGVGKLTMTNAAQTLKKVSLELGGKNPQIVFPDADLDAFIDAAVFGAYFNAGECCNAGSRLILHKSIASDVVRRVAELSKGVKVGDPLDPSTQVGAIITPQHLEKISGYVTGARSSGARVAHGGETLDLGMGQFMAPTILEAVTPDMAVAREEVFGPVLSVLTFETTAEAVSIANFIDYGLSAGVWSRDFDTCLTIGRSVRAGTVWMNTFMDGASELPFGGYKQSGLGRELGRHAVEDYTETKTLNMHIGKRTGWWMPQTEKLA, from the coding sequence ATGACGGTCCTCGTCAACCCCACGGCGCTCAGCGACCACAAGGCGCGTGATTTCAAGATGCTGATCGACGGCAAATGGGAGGCCGGCGCCTCCGATCCGATCGAGCGCGTCGCGCCGAGCCATGGTGTCGTGGTCAGCCGCTTCCCAGCCGGCAGCAGGACCGACGCCGAGCGCGCCATTGCTGCGGCACGCAAGGCCTTCGACGAGGGGCGGTGGCCGCGCATGACCGCGTCCGAACGCTCCGCCATCCTGCTCAAGGCTGCCGATCTGATCGCCGCACGTGCAGAGGAACTGGCATTTCTCGATGCCATCGAGGCGGGCAAGCCCATCACCCAGGTACGGGGCGAAATTGCCGGCTCGGTCGACATCTGGCGTTATGCGGCGGCTCTCGCACGCGACCTCCACGGTGAAAGCTACAACACGCTCGGCGCCGGTACGCTCGGCGTCGTCCTGCGCGAAGCGATCGGCGTGGTGTCGATTATCACGCCCTGGAATTTCCCGTTCCTCATCGTCGGCCAGAAGCTGCCCTTCGCGCTCGCAGCAGGCTGCACGACCGTCGTCAAGCCTTCCGAGCTGACGTCGGGATCGACGCTCGTCTTGGGCGAAATTCTGCAGCAGGCGGGCATTCCGGATGGTGTCGTCAATATTGTCACCGGCACGGGACCTGAGGTCGGCGCGGTCATGACGTCTCATCCAGACGTCGACATGGTCTCCTTCACCGGCTCGACCGGTGTCGGAAAACTGACGATGACGAATGCGGCGCAGACGCTGAAGAAGGTCTCGCTGGAACTCGGCGGCAAGAACCCGCAGATCGTCTTCCCCGATGCCGACCTCGATGCCTTCATCGATGCCGCGGTCTTCGGCGCCTATTTCAATGCCGGCGAGTGCTGCAACGCCGGCTCGCGGCTGATCCTTCACAAGTCGATCGCCTCAGACGTCGTCAGGCGGGTTGCCGAGCTGTCGAAGGGCGTGAAGGTCGGCGATCCCCTCGATCCCTCGACGCAGGTCGGCGCGATCATCACGCCGCAGCATCTGGAGAAGATCTCAGGCTATGTCACCGGTGCCAGGAGCAGCGGCGCCCGCGTCGCCCATGGCGGCGAGACGCTCGACCTCGGCATGGGGCAGTTCATGGCGCCGACGATCCTCGAAGCGGTCACCCCCGATATGGCGGTGGCGCGTGAGGAAGTCTTTGGTCCTGTTCTGTCGGTCCTGACATTCGAGACGACTGCCGAAGCGGTCAGCATCGCCAATTTCATCGATTACGGCCTGTCGGCCGGTGTCTGGAGCCGCGATTTCGACACCTGCCTGACGATCGGCCGGTCGGTGCGGGCGGGCACGGTCTGGATGAACACCTTCATGGACGGCGCCTCGGAGCTTCCCTTCGGCGGCTACAAGCAGAGCGGCCTCGGCCGCGAACTCGGCCGCCATGCGGTCGAGGACTACACGGAGACCAAGACGCTCAACATGCATATCGGCAAGCGCACCGGCTGGTGGATGCCGCAGACGGAAAAGCTGGCCTAG
- a CDS encoding enoyl-CoA hydratase/isomerase family protein, translating to MASGTVRVDVDGHVATLTISRPEKLNALDLDMLKALAEAADAVEANADVRAAILTGEGKGFSAGGDIKAWGGMLPQEFGHAWVRHGHRIFERLATLRVPLVAALNGHALGGGLELAGVADIRIAEEHIKIGLPETGLGMVPGWSGTQRLVRRFGAQAVRRMALGGEIFSAEEACLLGIVDAVVPTGNSVAAARQYAGRIAARGPAAIEIAKLMIASANGEDNGTAVEALGSILAAKTGDLKEGVASFSEKRPATFKGEW from the coding sequence ATGGCTAGCGGAACTGTCAGAGTTGATGTCGACGGGCATGTTGCGACGCTGACGATCTCGCGTCCGGAGAAGCTGAACGCGCTGGATCTCGACATGCTGAAGGCATTGGCGGAGGCTGCCGACGCGGTGGAGGCGAATGCGGATGTGCGCGCCGCTATTCTGACGGGTGAAGGAAAGGGTTTTTCCGCCGGGGGTGATATCAAAGCCTGGGGCGGAATGCTGCCGCAGGAGTTCGGCCATGCCTGGGTAAGGCACGGTCACCGCATCTTCGAAAGACTGGCGACGCTCCGGGTGCCGCTGGTCGCGGCGCTGAACGGCCACGCGCTTGGCGGCGGGCTGGAACTGGCGGGTGTTGCCGACATTCGCATCGCCGAAGAACACATCAAGATCGGCCTGCCGGAGACCGGCCTTGGAATGGTGCCGGGCTGGTCCGGCACCCAGCGTCTCGTGCGTCGGTTCGGCGCGCAGGCCGTCCGCCGTATGGCGCTCGGCGGCGAGATCTTCAGCGCCGAGGAAGCCTGCCTGCTGGGCATCGTCGACGCGGTCGTTCCGACAGGAAACTCGGTCGCCGCCGCCAGGCAATATGCCGGGCGGATTGCGGCAAGAGGGCCGGCGGCCATCGAGATCGCCAAGTTGATGATCGCATCGGCGAATGGCGAAGACAACGGAACCGCGGTCGAAGCCCTGGGCTCTATCCTCGCCGCGAAGACCGGCGATCTGAAAGAGGGCGTCGCATCATTCAGCGAGAAGCGCCCGGCAACGTTCAAGGGAGAATGGTAA
- a CDS encoding ABC transporter substrate-binding protein, with amino-acid sequence MNRFLTTTAVIALALAGAHVSARAADVKEVQMLHWWTSGGEAAALNVLKQDLSKEGFAWKDVPVAGGGGDAAMTALKAMVAAGTYPTASQMLGYTVLDYAQAGVMGDLTETAKKEGWDKSVPAALQKFSVYDGKWVAAPVNVHSVNWLWINKAVMDKIGGTEPKSFDDLIALLDKAKAAGVIPLALGGQNWQEATMFDSIVLSTGGPEFYKKAFNDLDEEALKSDTMKTSFDNLAKIVQYVDPNFSGRDWNLATAMVIKGDALVQVMGDWAKGEFVAAKKTPDTDFLCYRFPGTDGSVIYNSDMFGMFNVPDDRKAAQVALATATLSKSFQSAFNVVKGSVPARTDVPDTDFDACGKKGIADLKAANEGGTLFGSLAQGYGAPPAIANAYKDVVSKFVHGQIKSSDEAVKQLVQAIDDAR; translated from the coding sequence ATGAATAGGTTTTTGACCACGACTGCCGTGATCGCATTGGCTCTGGCCGGCGCGCATGTCTCTGCCCGCGCCGCCGACGTTAAGGAAGTGCAGATGCTGCACTGGTGGACGTCAGGCGGTGAGGCGGCGGCGCTGAACGTTTTGAAGCAGGATCTGTCGAAGGAAGGTTTTGCCTGGAAGGACGTTCCGGTTGCCGGCGGCGGCGGTGATGCGGCGATGACGGCGCTGAAGGCGATGGTGGCGGCGGGCACTTATCCGACGGCCTCGCAGATGCTGGGTTATACCGTGCTGGATTATGCCCAGGCCGGCGTCATGGGCGACCTGACCGAGACGGCCAAGAAGGAAGGCTGGGACAAGTCGGTGCCGGCCGCACTGCAGAAGTTCTCCGTCTATGACGGCAAGTGGGTCGCAGCCCCCGTCAACGTCCACTCGGTCAACTGGCTGTGGATCAACAAGGCGGTGATGGACAAGATCGGCGGCACTGAGCCGAAGAGCTTCGACGACCTGATCGCCCTGCTCGACAAGGCCAAGGCTGCCGGCGTCATCCCCTTGGCGCTCGGCGGCCAGAACTGGCAGGAAGCGACGATGTTCGATTCCATCGTGCTGTCGACCGGCGGCCCGGAATTCTACAAGAAGGCCTTCAACGATCTGGATGAAGAGGCGCTGAAGTCGGACACGATGAAGACGTCCTTCGACAATCTGGCGAAGATCGTCCAATACGTCGATCCGAACTTCTCCGGCCGCGACTGGAATCTCGCGACCGCCATGGTCATCAAGGGTGATGCGCTGGTGCAGGTGATGGGCGACTGGGCCAAGGGCGAATTCGTCGCCGCCAAGAAGACGCCGGACACCGACTTCCTGTGCTACCGCTTCCCCGGCACCGACGGCAGCGTCATCTACAACTCCGACATGTTCGGCATGTTCAACGTCCCCGACGACCGCAAGGCGGCGCAGGTCGCTCTCGCAACGGCGACGCTGTCGAAGAGCTTCCAGTCGGCCTTCAACGTCGTCAAGGGGTCGGTGCCGGCCCGCACCGACGTTCCCGACACCGACTTCGACGCCTGCGGCAAGAAGGGCATAGCCGACCTGAAGGCGGCCAACGAGGGCGGCACGCTGTTCGGCTCGCTGGCGCAGGGCTATGGCGCCCCGCCGGCCATCGCCAATGCCTATAAGGACGTCGTCTCGAAGTTCGTCCACGGCCAGATCAAGAGCTCCGACGAAGCCGTCAAGCAGCTCGTCC
- a CDS encoding LacI family DNA-binding transcriptional regulator, which translates to MTKARVTVIDIAKAAGVSKSTVSLVLQGSSLVNEGTRSKVNAVMRELGYVYNRGAANLRQAGAKSKIVGVVVNDLTNSFFAELAVGVDMVVQSAGFVQFLSNTGESIDRQREVVASMREHGISGLIVSPARATDAADFKPLVAAGIPVVVVVRNLPGAKVSSIVSDNQAGMMSAVKHLAGLGHKRIAFLGGFPDTAVFDDRLAGYRSGVEAAGLDYHEELIIASAPSRAGGVEAIGKAIALGRRPTAAVCFNDAVAFGVCDGLRARRLEPGADFAVVGFDDVIEAQAAVPALTTVSVDPQGIGRRGAQMLLKQINAGKAEAETVTTAVRLVVRESCGAGRAPPSKTGKSVKSKQDAE; encoded by the coding sequence ATGACAAAGGCGCGGGTAACCGTCATTGATATCGCGAAGGCCGCCGGCGTCTCCAAGTCGACGGTGTCGCTGGTGCTGCAGGGCTCCTCTCTGGTCAATGAGGGCACGCGCTCCAAGGTCAATGCCGTGATGCGCGAACTCGGCTATGTCTATAATCGCGGCGCCGCCAATCTTCGCCAAGCCGGTGCGAAATCGAAGATTGTCGGAGTTGTCGTCAACGATCTGACGAACAGCTTCTTTGCGGAGTTGGCGGTCGGCGTCGATATGGTCGTTCAGTCGGCCGGCTTCGTGCAGTTCCTGTCGAACACCGGCGAGAGCATCGACCGGCAGCGTGAGGTTGTCGCATCGATGCGTGAGCACGGCATTTCCGGTCTCATCGTCTCGCCGGCCCGCGCCACCGATGCCGCGGATTTCAAGCCGCTCGTTGCAGCTGGGATTCCGGTCGTGGTCGTCGTTCGAAACCTGCCCGGCGCCAAGGTCTCGTCGATCGTTTCCGACAACCAGGCCGGCATGATGTCCGCGGTCAAGCATCTGGCGGGCCTCGGTCACAAGCGCATCGCTTTTCTCGGCGGCTTTCCGGACACCGCCGTCTTCGACGACAGGCTTGCCGGCTACCGAAGCGGCGTTGAGGCAGCCGGGCTCGACTATCACGAAGAACTCATCATCGCGTCCGCTCCGTCGCGGGCCGGCGGGGTAGAGGCGATCGGAAAAGCGATTGCGCTCGGCCGCCGGCCGACCGCGGCCGTCTGCTTCAACGATGCGGTGGCGTTCGGCGTTTGCGACGGGTTGCGCGCGCGCCGGCTGGAGCCGGGTGCCGACTTCGCCGTGGTGGGCTTCGACGATGTCATCGAGGCCCAGGCAGCGGTCCCGGCGCTGACGACGGTCTCGGTCGACCCGCAGGGCATCGGGCGTCGCGGCGCGCAGATGCTGCTCAAGCAGATCAATGCGGGCAAGGCCGAAGCGGAGACGGTGACGACGGCCGTTCGGCTGGTCGTTCGCGAAAGCTGCGGCGCCGGCAGGGCCCCGCCGTCGAAGACCGGCAAGAGCGTAAAATCAAAACAGGACGCTGAGTAA